A region of Saccopteryx leptura isolate mSacLep1 chromosome X, mSacLep1_pri_phased_curated, whole genome shotgun sequence DNA encodes the following proteins:
- the LOC136386401 gene encoding general transcription factor II-I repeat domain-containing protein 2-like, with protein sequence MIAKASRPFTEGQFVKECMIKACEIICPEKKMLFEGISLSANTVASRITESADDVQQQLIAAAKNFEAYSIALDESTGVTDTAYCAVFIRGVDANFNVFEELLDMLPMTGMTNGQDIFQELEACIDRCGLPWDKLVTVATDGAPAMCSQKAGVVGLLKDKRNWLSLSGPFVAIHCILHQEALCAKNIQLKEVMDVVVKTVNFIRARGLNHRQFVSFLADLEAEYGELLYHTEVRWLSLGKVLQRFFALRQEIALFMAMKDRDVPELCEPTFLSNLAFLTDVTQHLNALNSELQGSKQLITVMFDRIKSFRCKLTLWASQLTGGNMAHFSALKSLGAVDLQCLKDYADMLTRLRDDFEHRFQEFMALEPHFALFATPFAIDVQSVPEEVQMELLDLQCDTILKQKYADVGVPDFCKSIPREKFPILVCRAARILAMFGSTYVCEQFFSTMKINKTALRSRLTNI encoded by the coding sequence ATGATAGCAAAGGCGTCACGACCATTCACTGAAGGCCAGTTTGTAAAAGAATGTATGATAAAGGCGTGTGAAATTATTTGTCCCGAGAAAAAGATGCTCTTCGAAGGTATAAGTTTGTCTGCAAACACAGTTGCCAGCAGGATCACGGAGTCAGCCGACGATGTACAACAGCAACTGATTGCAGCTGCGAAGAATTTTGAAGCATATTCCATTGCACTGGACGAGTCCACTGGTGTAACAGATACCGCGTATTGTGCCGTATTCATCCGAGGGGTCGACGCAAACTTCAACGTCTTTGAAGAGTTATTGGACATGCTACCAATGACAGGAATGACGAACGGTCAGGATATTTTTCAAGAACTGGAAGCTTGTATTGACAGATGTGGACTACCATGGGACAAACTCGTTACAGTGGCCACAGATGGTGCTCCAGCAATGTGTTCACAGAAGGCTGGTGTTGTCGGATTGTTGAAGGACAAACGGAATTGGCTCAGTTTGAGCGGACCTTTTGTAGCCATACACTGCATTTTGCACCAGGAAGCACTCTGTGCCAAAAATATACAACTGAAGGAAGTCATGGATGTTGTTGTGAAGACAGTAAACTTCATACGTGCAAGGGGTCTCAACCACAGGCAGTTTGTGTCATTTCTAGCCGATTTAGAGGCGGAGTACGGAGAGTTGCTGtatcatactgaagtcagatggttgAGTCTTGGCAAAGTGCTGCAGAGATTTTTTGCTCTGAGGCAGGAAATAGCATTGTTCATGGCAATGAAAGACAGAGACGTTCCTGAGCTGTGTGAGCCAACATTTCTATCGAATCTAGCTTTTCTGACAGATGTCACACAACACCTCAATGCACTGAATTCAGAACTGCAGGGCTCAAAGCAGTTGATTACTGTGATGTTTGACCGCATCAAGTCGTTCAGATGCAAGCTCACCTTGTGGGCAAGCCAGCTGACAGGTGGCAACATGGCTCATTTCTCTGCTCTAAAGTCGTTAGGTGCTGTCGATTTACAATGCCTGAAAGACTATGCAGATATGTTGACCAGATTACGAGATGATTTTGAACATCGCTTTCAGGAATTCATGGCTCTGGAACCGCATTTTGCACTTTTTGCCACTCCATTCGCAATTGATGTGCAGAGCGTTCCAGAGGAAGTCCAGATGGAACTACTGGACTTGCAGTGTGACACTATTCTGAAACAGAAGTACGCTGATGTTGGCGTTCCAGATTTCTGCAAGTCCATTCCGAGAGAAAAGTTTCCAATATTAGTCTGCAGAGCTGCTAGAATTCTGGCGATGTTTGGCAGTACATACGTTTGTGAACAATTCTTCTCTACAATGAAGATCAACAAAACAGCATTGCGATCGAGACTGACGAACATCTGA